The sequence below is a genomic window from Armatimonadota bacterium.
GCCGCACCATCGCGCAACGTAAGGCGTGCAGCTTGCCAGAACAGATGTACGGCAGCTGCGTCCTGCACGTCCGCTGGATCAGGCGGCGGGAACGCGGAGGGAGTAATCCGTTCTTGGGGTAGTTCGTAGCCGATGAGATTTGTCAGTTCACGATGAACCGCTACGACCTCCTCCGTTGCCCCCGTCAGCGGGCGGAGCAGGATAAGCGTTTCATCGGTATTGGGCAGTAGCACCCAATCCCTACCTCGCAAACGAACGATAGTGCCGGGTGTCATCTGGGTACCGTTGCCGGATGAAGAATCGGATAATTTTATGTTCTGACTACACGGCAGGATTCCTGCCCTCCGATTAGACTGGGTAACGTTTGTGCCTACCGGGTACGCATGCAGTTTGAGTTAGCACGTACACGTCTTGGTGCTGGTACGACATCGCCTGTTTCGCCCCTTGACGAACACTAGGCAAGCGCATACCGGTTCTCTGAGGACAACCTTGAGGTCTACCGACAGAAGCCTGAGCGGGCAAGGGTAGCAATGCACTGCATGTCAGAGGTAGTCCACAGGGCGACAACCGCCTCATCGAACATTCGCAACCCGAAGCACCTCTAAAGGTGAGTGTGGGTTGGCAGTTCACTTCGCGGGATGCGCGTGAGAAGATGGCTCGCTCGTGTCCCAAAATCAAAAGTGGATGAACCGCTAAGTGCGCGACCTGCCTGAACGTTCTCGGGAGACGCTACGTCTGGGAGCGGGGGTTCAGGCTGCCCTGCAGGACCCGCGCTGGCGGGCACAACAGACGCTCCACGCCTTCGAGCCGCCGTCGTGTCCTGCACTTACCTGATGCCTCCTGCCCTGTAAAACAGAGAACACTTACCTAGTACCTCAATTCGTGCACCTCCAGTTAGCCATTACCGTCAAGATGGTGTTATCCTTCATCGGCGGCTGGTTACTCGGCTTCGTTGCCGGATGGTTGTATGCGATGTCCAGTGAAGGGAGTGTAGAGTAAGTGTCTGGGGCTGGTGTAAACCAGCCCCATATTCATCTCATAGCTCCGGGCGTCTCCTGATGAGCTTCAGCGGGTCTGTTTGTTCCAGCAGTCTTGCCAGATCTTCCCGTGCCAGTTTGACGTAGTGTTCCACGCTACGGATATCTGCGTGTCCGAGTTGTTGACGCACCGCTTCCGTGCTGGCGCCCATTGCCAGTCTCATGGTGGCGCTGGTCATTCGCAGTCGGTGACACCAGACGCGCACGCCGGAGCGTTGCGAGAGATGGCGCATCACCATCCTGAGCGCATTGCCCGTCATCGGTTCGCCCCGTTGAGACCACCAGAGCGGGTCGTCATCGGTGAGGTAGCGCCCGGTCGCTTTGACGTATGCCCTTAGGTACTTGCGTATCTCGCGGATGGTCTCTGCGGTCAGGTGCAGGATATGGGTACGGTCTCCCTTCTGGATGACGGTGAAGGAGCGTCGTTCCACATCGCCGACCGTCATCTGCAGGATCTCTGCCCTTCTGGCGCCGGTGGAGAGCAGAGT
It includes:
- the xerD gene encoding tyrosine recombinase XerD; translated protein: MRGSASDRFEFSRDVVNPDSLAWLMKDYLIYLQATRKTKTVRMNATNLKRFLDWCNQHGVETIQQLQPRHIREWQYELQQSCNSRATAWSIAVCVRAFLNWLVSEEVISKPPFRRGDWIPKPKPNPKPLSVEDVQKLFAAAQGDTWIHQRDRALLTTLLSTGARRAEILQMTVGDVERRSFTVIQKGDRTHILHLTAETIREIRKYLRAYVKATGRYLTDDDPLWWSQRGEPMTGNALRMVMRHLSQRSGVRVWCHRLRMTSATMRLAMGASTEAVRQQLGHADIRSVEHYVKLAREDLARLLEQTDPLKLIRRRPEL